A genomic segment from Glycine soja cultivar W05 chromosome 18, ASM419377v2, whole genome shotgun sequence encodes:
- the LOC114396538 gene encoding non-specific phospholipase C1-like: MSLRRGVPLSLLVLFLLLVSPAATLAFRKKHKIPGPIKTIVVIVMENRSFDHVLGWLKSSRPDIDGLTGSESNPLSVSSPSSATIPVTDDALFIDADPGHSFQAIREQIFGSNDTSAVPPPMNGFAQQAESILLGMSKTVMSGFKPHTLPVYTALANQFGLFDKWFASVPASTQPNRFYIHSATSHGAMSNVRKDLIHGFPQKTIFDSLNENGLSFGVYYQNIPATLFFKSLRKLKNAVKFHDYALKFKKHAEKGKLPNYVVVEQRYFDVEVFPANDDHPSHDVAAGQMFVKEVYEVLRKSPQWEEMAVLITYDEHGGFYDHVATPVEGVPNPDGIVGPHPYYFRFDRLGVRVPTFIISPWIDKGTVIHEAEGPTPYSQYEHSSIPATVKKLFNLKSNFLTKRDAWAGTFEKYFYIRDTPRDDCPETLPDIKMLRQHGPREDSSLSEFQVELIQLASQLNGDYVLNSYPNIGKTMTVKEANRYAEDAVKRFLEAAKAALKAGANESAIVTMRPSLTSRVAEGDHQKLVESY, translated from the exons ATGTCTCTCCGGCGTGGAGTCCCTCTTTCTCTGTTggtcctcttcctcctcctggTATCTCCGGCGGCGACCTTGGCCTTCCGCAAGAAGCACAAGATCCCGGGGCCGATCAAAACCATAGTGGTGATAGTGATGGAGAACCGCTCCTTCGACCACGTCCTCGGCTGGCTCAAATCCTCCCGGCCCGACATCGACGGTCTCACCGGCAGCGAATCCAACCCTCTCTCCGTCTCCTCCCCCTCCTCCGCCACAATCCCCGTCACTGACGATGCCCTCTTCATCGACGCCGACCCCGGCCACTCCTTCCAGGCCATTCGCGAGCAAATCTTCGGTTCCAACGACACCTCTGCAGTCCCTCCCCCAATGAACGGCTTCGCCCAGCAAGCCGAGTCAATCCTCCTGGGCATGTCCAAAACCGTCATGAGCGGTTTCAAACCCCATACCCTCCCCGTCTACACTGCTCTTGCAAACCAATTCGGTTTATTCGACAAATGGTTCGCCTCCGTTCCTGCTTCCACCCAGCCCAACCGGTTCTACATCCACTCCGCCACCTCTCACGGCGCCATGAGCAACGTCCGCAAGGACCTCATCCACGGCTTTCCCCAGAAAACCATCTTCGACTCCCTCAACGAGAACGGTCTCTCCTTCGGCGTCTACTACCAGAACATCCCCGCCACGCTCTTCTTCAAGAGCCTGCGCAAGCTCAAGAATGCGGTAAAGTTCCACGACTACGCCTTGAAGTTCAAGAAGCACGCCGAGAAGGGGAAGCTTCCGAACTACGTGGTGGTGGAGCAGAGGTACTTCGATGTGGAGGTTTTTCCGGCGAACGATGACCACCCCTCGCATGACGTGGCGGCCGGGCAGATGTTCGTGAAGGAGGTGTACGAGGTTTTGAGGAAGAGTCCGCAGTGGGAGGAGATGGCGGTGCTGATTACTTACGATGAGCATGGTGGGTTTTATGATCATGTGGCGACGCCGGTGGAAGGGGTGCCTAACCCCGATGGGATCGTTGGGCCCCACCCTTATTACTTTCGGTTTGATAGGTTGGGGGTGAGGGTGCCCACGTTTATTATCTCGCCTTGGATCGACAAGGGTACTG tGATTCATGAAGCAGAGGGGCCAACACCATATTCTCAATATGAACATTCCTCTATCCCTGCCACAGTAAAGAagcttttcaatttaaaatccaatttcttgACAAAGAgagatgcatgggctggtaccTTTGAAAAGTACTTTTACATTCGAGATACTCCTCGTGATGATTGTCCAG AAACTCTTCCAGACATCAAGATGCTAAGGCAACATGGaccaagagaagactcaagtcTTTCAGAATTCCAAGTGGAATTAATCCAGCTTGCATCTCAGCTCAATGGTGATTATGTACTCAATTCCTATCCAAACATTGGTAAAACTATGACAGTGAAAGAAGCAAACAGGTACGCCGAAGACGCAGTGAAGAGGTTCCTGGAAGCTGCAAAGGCTGCTCTTAAAGCTGGGGCTAATGAGTCAGCCATTGTCACAATGAGGCCTTCCCTCACAAGCAGAGTTGCTGAGGGAGATCACCAGAAACTAGTAGAATCTTACTGA